CGATCGCGACCGGCGTCGGCCTCGGCGGGGCGGTGGACGCCGTCGCCGGGGAGCCGACGCTCGTCGTGACCGACGAGAACGGCACGGAGCTGCTGGCCGAACCCGTCGGCGAGGAGACGGAGATCGCGATCGAGTACACGCACAGCGTCGAGAAGACGCCGGTGTCCGACGTGTACGTCGCCGACGACGGGGCGCTCGTCATGACGCGAATGGAGTTCAGCTCGTTCGGAGCCGGGCTCCCGTCGCAGGCCGACGTGACGGAGCGGGACGGTCGGTACGTGTTCGATCCCCCGGCCACCAGGTACGAGACGCTTCACCTGAAGACGGGATCGGTCGCCGACCACGACCTCGTCGTCGGCGACGAGCGGTACGACGTCGCGGCGATGAGCGGCTACGGCGCGGTCGAGCTGACGGTCGAACGGCGGTAACGCCCGTCCGCGGCGCGCGAGGGTTTCAGACGAATACGGCGCGCGAGGGGTTTCGCCGACTGCGTGCGGACTGCTGTCATCCGACACGCCGGGGTTCGGACGGCGGCCGCGATCCGAACATCCTTGGTTCGGGGCGGACCTGCGACAACCCGGAGGACACCACAACCGTGACCACGAACACATCGAACTCGATCGAACCGGACCCCGAGGGGAGCGAGGCGGCAGACGACGTCTTCGAAGAGATCGACGACCGCCGGTCGCTGACCGGGGCCTCGCTCGTCGCGGTCGCGGTCGTGGGGATCCTCTTCTCGGCGTTCCAACTGTGGCTCGGCGCGCGCGGATTCGTGTTCGAGTTCGCGATCCCCGGCTTCGGAACGGTACAGATCGCGTCGCTCGCGTCGCTTCAGATCCGGGCGATCCACGTCAACTTCGCGCTCGTGATGGCGTTCCTCCTGTTCCCCGGATCGACGGGAACCGGGGCGATCACCCGCCGGATCGAGTCGCTTCCCGCGGTGGCCCGGAACCGGTTCGGCGACTCGCCGGTCACGCGGGCCGCGGAGGCGGTCCGCAGCGCGGTCTGGTGGGCCTTCGTCGACGAGGAGTCGACGCGGATCACGCCCTCCGATATCGCGCTGATCCTCCTCTCGACGTTCCCCAGCGCGTACTACTTCACGCAGTACGACGAGA
This genomic stretch from Halorubrum hochsteinianum harbors:
- a CDS encoding DUF1850 domain-containing protein; this translates as MRFGSRVPVEGRTVAVAAVAVGSVLAVLAIATGVGLGGAVDAVAGEPTLVVTDENGTELLAEPVGEETEIAIEYTHSVEKTPVSDVYVADDGALVMTRMEFSSFGAGLPSQADVTERDGRYVFDPPATRYETLHLKTGSVADHDLVVGDERYDVAAMSGYGAVELTVERR